From bacterium:
TTGACACGCCATTGCATCAAACTTATTTTACCGCTGCTATTAGTTCCGTTATGGAATATCATTTCAGTCCGGCTTATACTATGTCCATCGCATTAGCGCAAAGTGAACGTATGCCGACGCATCTCGAGAATTACGGCTTTTATCTTTATAATATTCAGGATGGTTATTTTTATATGGGAAACCCGAATTTGAAACCGGAACAAAGCCGACAAATTGAATGGCGTTTGAATTCACAACATACAGCCAGCCAGTATCAATTAAGCGTATTTTATAATACCACAAGCAATTATGTGATTGGCGTGCTGACAGACAGTGAATTTAAAACTTACATAAACACGGACAGAGCAAGGATAGCCGGTGCTGAATGCAGCGGAACATTAAACCTGTCCGCCAGATGGAGCATCGCAGCGTCGGCGAGTTATTTGTATGGTGAAAATGACGAACTAAATGAACCGCTACCCCTCATAGCTCCGCTTCAGGGATCGGCCGCCATAGTTTATCAGAAAGAAAAAATATGGCTCGGTTTAGATGCCCGTTTGGCTGCCGCGCAGAAACGCATTGCCAGCAAAACCACTCTTGAAGACAAAACAAATGGTTTTGCGGTACTGAATATTCGTGGTTCAGTAAAATGGAATTCCCATTTTGAATGGAAATTTGGAGTTGAGAATATTTTTGATAAATTATATCACGAACATTTGAGTGTCAATAATCTTCCGGGGCGCGGTAGAAATATTTATGCCGGAATTATAGTTACGTATTAACGTATCCTTTCCACAATTCTAATCTGATCGGAACGATTATTTTGCTTATACTTTATTTTATATCCGTTACTATTCATATTCTCTTTGCTGCCATTTGGTTCGGAGGATCCGTTCTGGTTATTTTGCTATATCAGCATGAGAGTAAGTCGATAAATTATTTTAGAAGCGATTCGTCTAACAACTATTCGATGATTCAAGCGTTTCGTAAGTTAAGCTGGGTTTGTTTTTTTCTTCTATTTGTTACAGGCTTATACAATCTCTTTGTTCGCGGGTACAGCTGGTATGATCTTTTCAGCTCGGAATTCTGGGTTGGATATTTTGGAGAAACTCTGTTAGTAAAATTAGTGCTCTTTGCCTGGGTTCTCACCAGCGCTATTGTAAACGACTACTTATTAAGGAATCTGATTGCCGGTAAACTGTATATCAAAACTGAAGAAACGATTCGATTATTCCAGAGATCATTGTTTCTGCTTAGAGCTAACCTGGTATTGGGGTTTTGTATATTAATCTGCGCAGTCATGTTGGTTCGCGGACGACCGTGGTAAATTGTATTGGTTAAAGTAAGGAAGGATTATTTTGTAATATGCCGCCACTTACACGTTATTGGATTAAAGCAGGCTTCGTAA
This genomic window contains:
- a CDS encoding CopD family protein, with product MLILYFISVTIHILFAAIWFGGSVLVILLYQHESKSINYFRSDSSNNYSMIQAFRKLSWVCFFLLFVTGLYNLFVRGYSWYDLFSSEFWVGYFGETLLVKLVLFAWVLTSAIVNDYLLRNLIAGKLYIKTEETIRLFQRSLFLLRANLVLGFCILICAVMLVRGRPW